Proteins encoded within one genomic window of Mesobacillus subterraneus:
- the xerC gene encoding tyrosine recombinase XerC, with amino-acid sequence MEGNVNNSLNLFIEYLQIEKNYSQYTIEHYQHDIREFFLFMSEQGLTGLDDVEYADTRIYLTKLFDQQLSRKSVARRISCMRSFYKFLLREKMVGDNPFSLVSIPKLEKRLPDFFYEEELSQLFNACETETAIGKRNKALLELLYATGIRVGECCKIQLKDIDLSTSTVLIHGKRKKDRYVPFGSFAQDAIEDYIKNGRPELLKTKDDHSHMFLNFRGGPLTDRGIREILNKLIEKSALTGKIHPHKLRHSFATHMMSNGADMRTVQELMVHAFLSSTQVYTHVTKEHLRNIYMSHHPRA; translated from the coding sequence ATGGAAGGAAATGTGAACAATTCTTTAAACTTATTTATTGAATATTTACAAATCGAAAAAAATTACTCACAATATACAATTGAACATTACCAACATGATATTAGGGAATTTTTTTTGTTCATGTCTGAACAAGGCCTGACTGGACTTGATGATGTTGAGTATGCTGATACAAGGATTTACCTCACGAAATTATTTGACCAGCAGCTCTCAAGAAAGTCTGTTGCCCGCAGGATTTCATGTATGCGTAGCTTTTATAAGTTTTTGCTTCGCGAAAAAATGGTAGGAGATAACCCTTTTTCCCTCGTATCGATACCGAAACTTGAAAAGAGATTGCCGGATTTTTTTTATGAAGAGGAGCTTTCTCAGCTATTTAACGCCTGTGAAACCGAAACAGCGATTGGGAAAAGGAACAAGGCCCTTTTGGAACTGCTATACGCTACGGGGATCCGTGTAGGTGAGTGCTGTAAAATCCAGCTGAAGGATATAGACTTATCTACATCTACAGTTTTAATTCATGGAAAAAGGAAAAAGGATAGATATGTGCCTTTCGGAAGTTTTGCTCAGGATGCGATTGAAGACTACATAAAAAATGGAAGACCAGAACTTCTGAAGACTAAAGATGATCATAGCCACATGTTCCTGAATTTTCGGGGTGGTCCACTGACAGACAGAGGAATCAGGGAGATCCTGAATAAGCTGATTGAAAAGTCTGCCCTTACTGGGAAAATCCATCCTCATAAACTGCGCCATTCCTTTGCCACGCATATGATGAGCAATGGAGCAGATATGAGAACTGTCCAGGAGCTGATGGTCCATGCGTTCCTGTCTTCAACGCAAGTATATACCCATGTTACGAAAGAGCACTTGCGCAATATTTATATGTCACATCATCCGAGGGCTTAA
- the hslU gene encoding HslU--HslV peptidase ATPase subunit: MKQTTNLTPRQIVEKLDQYIIGQKDAKKAVAVALRNRYRRGLLAENIRDEIIPKNILMIGPTGVGKTEIARRMAKLVGAPFIKVEATKFTEVGYVGRDVESMVRDLVETSIRLVKEEKMERVKEPAEENANRRLIELLVPSAKKSVNYKNPLEMLFGGSQQQPEQEQNQTEDLGLFEKRKVIKEKLAKGELEEELVTVEVEEQTPSMFDMLQGSGMEQMGMNMQDALSGLVPKKRKKRKLPVREARQVLINEEAQKLIDMDEVTQEATYRAEQAGIIFIDEIDKIASKNSGGSSADVSREGVQRDILPIVEGSTVNTKYGTVKTDHILFVAAGAFHMAKPSDLIPELQGRFPIRVELTKLTVEDFYRILIEPDNALTKQYEALLETEGIQIEFSDDAIRKIAEVAYEVNQNTDNIGARRLQTILEKLLEDLSFEAPDINLEKVAITPQYVEEKLGAISRNKDLSQFIL; the protein is encoded by the coding sequence GTGAAACAAACGACAAATTTAACTCCAAGGCAGATCGTGGAAAAGCTAGACCAGTATATTATCGGTCAAAAGGATGCTAAAAAAGCTGTTGCAGTTGCTCTCAGAAATAGATATCGCCGCGGCTTGCTCGCTGAAAATATCCGGGATGAAATCATACCTAAGAATATCCTGATGATTGGACCTACTGGTGTAGGTAAAACAGAAATTGCCAGAAGGATGGCTAAGTTAGTTGGCGCTCCTTTCATCAAGGTGGAAGCAACAAAGTTCACTGAAGTCGGTTATGTTGGCCGTGATGTCGAATCCATGGTTCGAGATCTTGTTGAAACCTCAATCAGGCTTGTAAAAGAGGAAAAAATGGAGCGTGTTAAGGAACCGGCAGAAGAAAATGCAAACCGCCGTCTGATCGAGCTGTTAGTCCCTTCGGCGAAAAAATCAGTGAATTACAAAAATCCACTTGAAATGTTGTTCGGTGGAAGCCAGCAGCAGCCTGAACAAGAGCAAAACCAAACAGAAGACTTAGGCTTATTCGAAAAGCGTAAAGTCATTAAGGAAAAGCTCGCAAAAGGCGAACTTGAGGAGGAGCTTGTGACCGTCGAAGTCGAGGAGCAGACGCCTTCCATGTTTGATATGCTCCAGGGTTCTGGGATGGAACAAATGGGAATGAATATGCAAGATGCTTTAAGTGGCCTGGTGCCTAAGAAACGCAAGAAACGAAAGCTGCCTGTACGTGAGGCCAGACAGGTATTAATCAATGAAGAAGCCCAAAAGCTGATTGATATGGATGAAGTAACCCAAGAAGCTACATACCGTGCTGAGCAGGCAGGCATCATTTTCATTGATGAAATTGATAAGATTGCCAGCAAGAATTCCGGTGGCTCCAGTGCAGATGTTTCGCGTGAGGGTGTTCAAAGAGACATTCTTCCGATTGTGGAAGGGTCGACGGTTAACACGAAGTACGGGACTGTTAAAACAGATCATATCTTGTTCGTCGCTGCAGGTGCGTTCCACATGGCAAAACCTTCCGATCTGATACCCGAATTGCAAGGGCGTTTCCCAATCAGGGTAGAGCTTACGAAGCTGACAGTTGAGGACTTTTACAGGATTCTTATTGAACCTGACAATGCACTTACAAAGCAATATGAAGCTTTATTGGAAACAGAAGGTATACAAATTGAATTTTCTGACGATGCTATTCGTAAGATAGCTGAAGTCGCGTATGAAGTAAACCAGAATACAGACAACATCGGAGCGAGAAGGCTGCAGACAATCCTTGAGAAGCTGCTTGAAGACCTGAGCTTTGAAGCACCAGATATCAATCTGGAGAAGGTCGCGATCACTCCGCAATATGTAGAAGAAAAACTTGGCGCTATCTCAAGAAACAAAGATTTAAGCCAGTTCATATTATAA
- the codY gene encoding GTP-sensing pleiotropic transcriptional regulator CodY yields MDLLSKTRKINALLQKAAGKPVNFKEMSETLSEVIEANIFVVSRRGKLLGLGINQQIENERMVKMLEDRQFPEEYTKNLFNIQETSPNLDVESEYTAFPVENKELFKNGLTTIVPIIGGGERLGTLILARLEEQFHDDDLILGEYGATVVGMEILREKAEEIEDEARSKAVVQMAISSLSYSELEAIEHIFEELNGKEGLLVASKIADRVGITRSVIVNALRKLESAGVIESRSLGMKGTYIKVLNDKFLFELEKLKNN; encoded by the coding sequence ATGGACTTACTATCAAAAACTAGAAAAATTAACGCTCTGCTCCAAAAAGCTGCCGGCAAACCGGTAAACTTTAAAGAAATGTCAGAAACTCTAAGCGAAGTGATCGAGGCTAATATCTTTGTTGTCAGTCGCAGAGGAAAGCTTTTAGGCTTAGGAATTAATCAGCAAATTGAAAACGAGCGCATGGTAAAAATGCTCGAAGATCGCCAATTCCCTGAAGAGTATACGAAGAATCTATTCAATATCCAGGAGACATCACCGAACCTGGATGTTGAGAGTGAGTATACAGCATTCCCTGTTGAAAACAAAGAGCTATTCAAAAACGGCTTAACAACGATTGTGCCAATCATCGGGGGCGGCGAGCGTCTTGGAACATTGATCCTTGCTCGTCTTGAAGAACAATTCCATGACGATGACCTAATTCTAGGGGAATATGGCGCGACTGTGGTAGGAATGGAAATCCTTCGTGAAAAGGCAGAAGAGATTGAGGATGAAGCACGCAGCAAAGCTGTAGTCCAAATGGCAATTAGTTCACTATCATACAGTGAACTTGAAGCGATCGAGCATATTTTTGAAGAACTTAACGGAAAAGAAGGTCTGCTCGTTGCTTCCAAAATCGCTGACAGAGTCGGCATCACTCGTTCCGTAATCGTCAACGCACTACGCAAGCTAGAAAGCGCAGGGGTTATCGAATCACGTTCCCTAGGAATGAAAGGAACTTATATCAAAGTATTAAATGACAAGTTTCTATTCGAACTTGAAAAGCTAAAAAACAACTAA
- the flgB gene encoding flagellar basal body rod protein FlgB, giving the protein MKLFSNTVSTLEHALNYSSAKQKVISQNIANVDTPNYKAKNMSFKAVFQDVMGNSFQANRSDARHYEFSSKMSHLPGVVTNPNVNYNENGNSVDMDKEMADLAANQIYYNALTERINGKFNSLQTVIRGGK; this is encoded by the coding sequence TTGAAGTTGTTTTCAAACACTGTATCAACCCTCGAACATGCGTTGAACTATTCTTCTGCGAAGCAAAAAGTCATTTCGCAGAATATCGCGAATGTTGATACACCGAACTATAAAGCAAAGAACATGTCCTTCAAAGCGGTATTTCAGGATGTGATGGGCAATTCCTTTCAAGCGAATAGATCAGATGCCCGCCATTATGAATTCAGCAGTAAAATGAGTCATTTGCCTGGAGTCGTTACTAATCCAAACGTCAATTATAACGAGAATGGCAACAGCGTTGATATGGATAAAGAAATGGCCGATCTGGCTGCGAACCAAATTTACTATAATGCTCTGACTGAGAGGATCAATGGGAAATTCAACTCTCTCCAAACAGTTATCAGGGGAGGTAAGTAA
- the hslV gene encoding ATP-dependent protease subunit HslV — translation MSEFHATTIFAVQHKGQCAMSGDGQVTFGNAVVMKHTAKKVRKLFNGKVIAGFAGSVADAFTLFEMFEAKLEEYNGNLQRAAVELAKQWRSDKVLRKLEAMLIVLNETDMLLISGTGEVIEPDDGILAIGSGGNYALSAGRALKQYAGDHLTAKEIAKSSLEIAADICVYTNHNIIVEEL, via the coding sequence ATGTCAGAATTCCATGCCACAACGATATTTGCTGTTCAACATAAAGGTCAATGTGCAATGTCAGGCGATGGGCAGGTGACCTTTGGGAATGCTGTAGTGATGAAACACACAGCAAAGAAAGTCCGAAAGTTGTTTAATGGTAAAGTGATTGCTGGATTTGCCGGTTCTGTCGCAGATGCGTTCACCCTGTTTGAGATGTTCGAAGCAAAGCTTGAGGAATACAATGGTAATCTTCAAAGAGCCGCAGTTGAACTTGCAAAGCAATGGAGAAGTGATAAAGTCCTAAGGAAACTCGAGGCAATGCTCATTGTATTGAATGAGACTGATATGCTTCTTATCTCCGGAACAGGAGAAGTCATTGAACCTGATGATGGCATTTTGGCGATCGGTTCAGGAGGTAATTATGCCTTGTCTGCTGGCCGTGCATTAAAGCAATATGCTGGAGACCATTTAACAGCAAAAGAAATCGCGAAGTCTTCATTGGAAATTGCCGCTGACATTTGTGTTTACACAAACCACAATATTATCGTGGAAGAACTGTAA
- the dprA gene encoding DNA-processing protein DprA translates to MDELKKKLIRLVHSKHASWKTIYLILKEHASIRKKDAAMYSSFTPRAELLKKDHQLISIDKLLTDYASQKIHLITIFDDDYPVRLKSIYQPPWILFAKGDLSLLKDKKSLAVVGSRNATTYGIGAIDYLFPSLIEKKILIVSGLARGIDAHAHKAVIMMGGKTIGVIAGGFHNLYPRENIKLAEFMMEKQLVLSEYPPATMPAKWQFPMRNRIISGLSEGTLVIEARKKSGSLITADFALNEGRDVFAVPGSILSQDSDGVHYLIQQGAKLVKSSEDILEELGM, encoded by the coding sequence ATGGATGAATTAAAAAAGAAACTGATCCGGCTTGTCCATAGCAAACATGCCAGTTGGAAAACAATTTACTTAATACTCAAAGAACATGCATCAATTAGAAAGAAAGATGCCGCAATGTATTCCTCTTTTACTCCTCGAGCAGAACTACTCAAAAAAGACCATCAATTAATATCCATCGATAAACTACTCACTGACTATGCCTCACAGAAAATACACCTTATCACCATATTCGATGACGACTATCCTGTCAGGCTTAAGAGTATCTATCAACCTCCATGGATCCTGTTTGCTAAAGGAGATCTATCTTTATTGAAGGATAAAAAAAGCCTTGCTGTGGTTGGCTCCAGGAATGCCACAACATATGGCATTGGAGCGATTGATTATTTATTTCCTTCATTAATAGAGAAAAAGATACTGATTGTCAGTGGTTTAGCAAGGGGAATCGATGCCCATGCCCATAAAGCGGTCATTATGATGGGCGGGAAAACAATTGGAGTCATTGCTGGAGGATTTCATAATCTATATCCTAGGGAAAATATTAAGTTGGCAGAATTCATGATGGAAAAACAACTGGTGTTATCAGAGTATCCACCAGCAACGATGCCAGCGAAATGGCAATTCCCGATGAGAAACAGGATTATCAGCGGGCTTTCAGAGGGTACCCTTGTTATTGAAGCAAGGAAAAAAAGCGGTTCACTGATCACCGCAGATTTTGCATTGAATGAAGGCAGGGATGTATTTGCTGTCCCTGGCAGCATTTTGAGCCAGGATTCTGATGGTGTACACTATTTAATCCAGCAAGGAGCCAAACTGGTCAAAAGTTCAGAGGATATTTTAGAGGAACTTGGTATGTAA
- the topA gene encoding type I DNA topoisomerase has product MSEFLVIVESPAKAKTIERYLGKKYKVKASMGHLIDLPKSQMGIDTKNNYNPKYITIRGKGPVLKELKSAAKKAKKVYLAADPDREGEAIAWHLVKSLDVDVHSDCRVVFNEITKDAIKESFKHPRAINMDLVDAQQARRALDRLVGYNISPLLWKKVKKGLSAGRVQSVALRMIIDREKEIAAFNPEEYWTIGAEFLKGKSAFEASFYGIGKQKTELKSEDDVKNILKQLKGNKFTVESVTKKERKRNPAPPFITSSLQQEAARKLNFRAKKTMMLAQQLYEGIDLGKEGTVGLITYMRTDSTRISEVAQGEAKEYITGQYGEEFIQTESRKEKKQSNAQDAHEAIRPTSTLKVPETIKEFLSRDQYRLYKLIWERFVASQMASAIMDTMSVDLKNGEVTFRATGSKVKFPGFMKVYVEGSDDQEEEKDKFLPDLKQGDEVTKKEIEPKQHFTQPPPRYTEARLVRTLEEMGIGRPSTYAPTLDTIQKRGYVSLDNKRFVPTELGEVIHELMLEFFPEILDLEFTAKMEQNLDNVEEGKINWVKVIDEFYRDFEKNLEVAEKEMQEIEIKDEPAGEDCDQCGSPMVFKMGRYGKFMACSNFPDCRNTKAIVKEIGVKCPKCEEGNIIERKSKKRRIFYGCDRFPECDFLSWDKPLARKCPKCENMLVEKKLKKGVQVQCTECDFKEEPQS; this is encoded by the coding sequence ATGTCAGAGTTTTTAGTCATCGTCGAATCGCCTGCAAAGGCTAAGACGATTGAACGTTATCTTGGAAAAAAATATAAAGTGAAAGCCTCTATGGGGCATTTGATAGATTTGCCTAAGAGCCAGATGGGAATCGATACGAAAAATAACTATAACCCTAAGTACATTACAATCCGGGGTAAGGGACCTGTTCTGAAGGAATTGAAATCTGCAGCCAAAAAAGCAAAAAAAGTCTATCTCGCGGCTGACCCCGACAGAGAAGGGGAAGCAATAGCATGGCATTTGGTCAAGAGTCTTGACGTTGATGTACATTCTGATTGCAGAGTTGTATTTAATGAGATAACTAAGGATGCCATAAAGGAATCTTTCAAACATCCTCGGGCGATCAATATGGACCTCGTAGATGCCCAGCAGGCACGTCGTGCATTGGACAGACTAGTAGGTTATAATATCAGCCCGCTCCTTTGGAAGAAGGTCAAGAAGGGGCTGAGCGCAGGGCGTGTACAATCTGTTGCCTTAAGGATGATCATTGATCGTGAGAAAGAAATCGCTGCGTTTAACCCAGAAGAATATTGGACAATCGGTGCGGAATTCCTGAAGGGCAAAAGTGCTTTTGAAGCTTCTTTTTACGGAATTGGCAAACAAAAAACTGAGTTGAAATCAGAAGATGATGTCAAGAACATCCTTAAACAATTAAAGGGGAATAAATTCACTGTTGAATCGGTGACGAAGAAAGAACGTAAACGTAATCCTGCACCACCATTCATTACTTCTTCATTGCAGCAGGAAGCAGCACGAAAGCTCAACTTCCGTGCCAAAAAGACAATGATGCTTGCACAGCAGCTTTATGAAGGTATTGATCTTGGCAAAGAAGGCACAGTCGGTTTAATCACCTATATGAGAACGGATTCTACCAGGATTTCTGAAGTGGCACAAGGTGAAGCTAAGGAGTATATCACTGGTCAGTATGGAGAAGAGTTCATCCAGACAGAGTCCAGGAAAGAGAAGAAACAGTCCAATGCTCAAGATGCCCACGAAGCGATCAGGCCAACAAGTACATTGAAGGTACCTGAGACAATCAAGGAATTCCTTTCTAGGGATCAATACAGACTTTACAAACTTATTTGGGAACGGTTTGTCGCGAGCCAGATGGCTTCAGCGATAATGGATACGATGAGTGTTGATTTAAAGAACGGCGAAGTTACATTCCGTGCGACAGGCTCCAAGGTTAAATTCCCGGGCTTCATGAAGGTTTATGTAGAAGGTTCAGATGACCAGGAAGAAGAGAAGGATAAATTCCTCCCAGACCTAAAGCAAGGGGACGAAGTAACGAAGAAAGAAATCGAACCGAAGCAGCACTTCACACAGCCACCTCCAAGATATACAGAGGCAAGGCTCGTCAGGACGCTTGAGGAAATGGGGATCGGGAGGCCATCAACATACGCACCAACCCTGGATACCATCCAGAAGAGAGGCTATGTATCTCTAGATAACAAGCGATTTGTGCCTACAGAACTTGGCGAAGTGATCCATGAATTAATGTTGGAATTTTTCCCGGAAATACTTGACCTTGAGTTCACTGCTAAAATGGAACAGAACCTCGATAATGTCGAAGAAGGAAAAATCAATTGGGTAAAAGTCATCGACGAATTCTACCGTGATTTTGAAAAGAATCTTGAAGTAGCAGAAAAAGAAATGCAGGAAATTGAAATCAAGGATGAACCCGCGGGAGAAGATTGTGATCAGTGCGGTTCCCCGATGGTATTTAAAATGGGCCGCTATGGCAAATTCATGGCCTGCAGCAATTTCCCGGATTGCAGGAACACGAAGGCAATCGTCAAGGAAATTGGGGTTAAATGCCCTAAATGTGAAGAAGGCAATATCATTGAGCGGAAGAGCAAGAAACGCCGGATCTTTTACGGATGTGACCGTTTCCCAGAATGCGACTTCCTTTCGTGGGATAAACCCCTTGCGCGAAAATGCCCAAAATGCGAAAATATGCTAGTTGAAAAGAAGCTGAAAAAGGGCGTTCAGGTTCAGTGTACAGAATGTGATTTTAAAGAAGAACCCCAAAGCTAG
- the trmFO gene encoding FADH(2)-oxidizing methylenetetrahydrofolate--tRNA-(uracil(54)-C(5))-methyltransferase TrmFO, with translation MTEATVNVVGAGLAGSEAAWQLAERGIKVNLYEMRPVKQTPAHHTDKFAELVCSNSLRANTLTNAVGVLKEEMRKLDSVIIGAADACAVPAGGALAVDRHEFAAHVTSRVKEHPNVTVFNEEITEIPQGPTIIATGPLTSQALSQQLKELTGEEYLYFYDAAAPIIEKDSIDMDKVYLKSRYDKGEAAYLNCPMTEEEFDRFYEALISAETVPLKEFEKEIFFEGCMPIEVMGQRGRKTMLFGPMKPVGLEDPRTGKRPYAVVQLRQDDAAGTLYNIVGFQTHLKWGPQKEVLQLIPGLENAEIVRYGVMHRNTFINSPKVLKATYQFRNREDLFFAGQMTGVEGYVESAASGMIAGINAARLVKGDEPVEFPHETAMGSMARYITTTNAKNFQPMNANFGLFPDLPEKIKGKQERNEKHASRALETIQKFAKNL, from the coding sequence ATGACTGAAGCTACAGTAAATGTCGTTGGCGCCGGATTAGCCGGAAGTGAAGCTGCATGGCAGCTTGCCGAAAGAGGCATCAAAGTGAACTTATATGAGATGAGACCGGTAAAGCAGACACCTGCTCACCATACAGATAAATTTGCTGAACTGGTATGCAGCAACTCCTTGCGTGCAAATACGTTAACAAATGCAGTTGGTGTATTAAAAGAAGAGATGAGAAAGCTTGACTCTGTCATCATTGGTGCGGCAGACGCATGTGCTGTACCGGCAGGAGGGGCTTTGGCAGTGGACCGCCATGAGTTTGCGGCCCATGTTACGAGCCGAGTGAAGGAACATCCGAATGTTACGGTATTTAATGAAGAAATTACTGAGATTCCACAGGGGCCAACCATCATCGCTACGGGACCTTTGACAAGCCAGGCGTTATCCCAACAACTGAAGGAGCTTACAGGGGAAGAATATTTATATTTTTATGACGCTGCCGCTCCTATTATTGAAAAAGACAGCATCGACATGGATAAGGTCTATCTGAAATCCCGATATGACAAAGGGGAAGCAGCATACCTTAACTGTCCGATGACAGAGGAAGAATTCGATCGTTTTTATGAAGCTTTGATCTCTGCTGAAACAGTTCCGTTGAAGGAATTTGAAAAAGAAATCTTTTTTGAAGGCTGTATGCCAATTGAGGTTATGGGCCAAAGAGGAAGGAAAACGATGCTATTCGGTCCGATGAAGCCGGTTGGCCTGGAGGATCCTAGAACTGGAAAACGCCCTTATGCGGTAGTGCAGCTTCGGCAGGATGATGCTGCGGGGACACTTTACAATATTGTAGGCTTCCAGACTCATCTGAAATGGGGACCGCAAAAGGAAGTCCTTCAACTGATTCCTGGTTTGGAGAACGCTGAAATTGTACGATACGGTGTCATGCATCGTAATACCTTCATCAACTCCCCTAAAGTCTTAAAAGCAACATATCAATTCAGGAATAGAGAAGATTTATTCTTTGCCGGACAAATGACTGGGGTGGAAGGATATGTGGAATCAGCTGCAAGCGGAATGATTGCTGGAATTAATGCGGCACGTCTTGTAAAAGGTGATGAGCCGGTCGAATTCCCACATGAAACAGCAATGGGGAGCATGGCCAGGTATATTACAACAACGAACGCTAAAAACTTCCAGCCTATGAATGCCAACTTCGGGCTTTTCCCTGATCTACCAGAAAAAATCAAAGGCAAGCAGGAACGTAATGAGAAGCATGCTTCCAGAGCATTGGAAACAATTCAGAAATTTGCGAAAAATTTGTAA
- the sucD gene encoding succinate--CoA ligase subunit alpha, with translation MSVFINKDTKVIVQGITGSTALFHTKQMLEYGTKIVGGTSPGKGGTEVEGVPVFNTVQEAVDATGANATVIYVPAPFAADAIVEAVDADLDLAICITEHIPVLDMVKVKRYMEGKKTRLVGPNCPGVITPDECKIGIMPGYIHTKGHVGVVSRSGTLTYEAVHQLTQAGLGQTTAVGIGGDPVNGTNFIDVLKAFNEDPETYAVIMIGEIGGTAEEEAAEWVKANMTKPVVGFIGGRTAPPGKRMGHAGAIISGGKGTADEKIRVMNECGIQVAETPSVMGETLIRVLKEQDLFDKCKTH, from the coding sequence GTGAGCGTATTCATTAATAAAGATACAAAGGTCATTGTTCAAGGAATTACGGGTTCTACAGCCCTTTTCCATACAAAACAAATGCTTGAATATGGTACAAAAATTGTTGGAGGAACATCTCCAGGCAAGGGCGGTACAGAAGTAGAAGGCGTTCCTGTATTCAATACAGTGCAGGAAGCTGTTGATGCAACAGGCGCAAATGCGACAGTAATCTATGTACCAGCACCGTTTGCTGCAGATGCGATTGTCGAAGCTGTTGATGCAGATCTTGATTTGGCAATCTGTATTACGGAGCATATCCCGGTATTGGATATGGTCAAGGTTAAGCGCTACATGGAAGGAAAGAAGACTCGCCTTGTTGGACCTAACTGCCCAGGCGTTATTACTCCTGATGAGTGCAAGATCGGCATCATGCCTGGATATATCCATACTAAAGGTCATGTTGGTGTCGTATCCCGTTCTGGAACGCTGACATATGAAGCGGTACACCAGTTGACTCAAGCTGGTCTCGGCCAGACTACAGCTGTGGGTATCGGCGGAGACCCAGTTAATGGAACAAACTTCATCGATGTCCTGAAGGCATTCAATGAAGATCCTGAAACTTACGCTGTCATCATGATCGGTGAAATCGGCGGTACAGCTGAAGAAGAAGCAGCTGAGTGGGTAAAGGCAAACATGACTAAACCAGTTGTAGGTTTCATCGGAGGAAGAACTGCACCTCCAGGGAAGCGTATGGGCCATGCTGGTGCGATTATTTCTGGCGGAAAAGGTACAGCAGACGAAAAGATCCGCGTAATGAACGAGTGCGGCATCCAGGTTGCTGAGACTCCATCTGTTATGGGCGAAACGCTGATCCGCGTTTTGAAGGAGCAAGACCTGTTCGACAAGTGCAAAACACACTAA
- the flgC gene encoding flagellar basal body rod protein FlgC yields the protein MTMFHSMSTTASALTAQRLRMDVISSNMANVDSTRGVNGEPYRRKMVVLQPNEGNFSSFLNKAMGKTDGAGAGNGVKVSRIIEDRENPLKMVFDPEHPDANQEGYVAYPNVDPLREMVDLISATRSYEANVTVFNASKGMMMKALEIGK from the coding sequence ATGACCATGTTTCATAGCATGAGCACGACTGCATCTGCGTTAACTGCCCAGCGCCTCAGAATGGATGTCATTTCTTCCAATATGGCGAATGTAGATTCGACAAGAGGTGTAAATGGCGAGCCGTATCGGAGGAAAATGGTTGTCCTACAACCTAATGAAGGAAACTTTTCTTCATTCCTTAATAAAGCAATGGGGAAAACAGACGGAGCAGGGGCGGGAAATGGAGTTAAAGTATCAAGGATAATTGAGGACAGGGAAAATCCACTTAAAATGGTTTTTGATCCAGAACACCCAGATGCAAATCAAGAAGGATATGTTGCATATCCCAATGTCGATCCTTTAAGGGAAATGGTCGATTTAATAAGCGCGACACGATCTTATGAAGCAAATGTCACAGTTTTCAACGCCTCCAAGGGCATGATGATGAAAGCACTTGAAATAGGAAAGTAA